In Parasphingorhabdus halotolerans, a single window of DNA contains:
- a CDS encoding M28 family peptidase — protein sequence MRKTSLVLAGASALLFSTTALAGSHGVKAMQAKALDDTIAYEITEGLTTEVGPRQAGTEQEARARVWSVKKLKALGFQNVRNEPFMMDTWVRGEETAFVTAPYPQELKVTALGNSASTGEAGIEAEVAYFDSLAAMQAVPDGSLKGKIAFVTHDMARTQDGSGYGAFGPVRWIGGGVAAKKGAVAYVIKSIGTDYHRNPHTGGAGFLDQTPIPAGALSLPDADNLERMVKLGEESKTLVKLKLKLTPKNIGQQESGNVIAEVTGRNPSLPMILVACHLDSWDLATGAFDDGAGCGIVTAAAKQIMDHGQPLRTIRILWAGAEEVGIWGGKAYGEARKGDKHGLAMESDFGADNVWRVKFNLPAGAKALEDEIAAALLPLGIGRSTDKAGGGADIRDIIANSNLAVIDLNQDGTRYFDLHHTPDDTLDKIDPKQMQQNVAAWTTVLSIVANSDVDLSMPMKE from the coding sequence ATGAGAAAAACATCCCTGGTACTCGCCGGAGCCTCAGCGCTTCTCTTTTCCACTACCGCATTGGCAGGTTCGCATGGCGTGAAAGCCATGCAGGCAAAAGCCCTTGATGACACGATTGCCTACGAAATTACCGAAGGCCTGACCACGGAAGTCGGACCACGGCAGGCGGGCACAGAACAGGAAGCGCGGGCGCGGGTCTGGTCGGTGAAAAAACTGAAGGCGCTCGGCTTTCAGAATGTCCGCAACGAACCGTTTATGATGGATACCTGGGTCCGCGGCGAGGAAACGGCATTTGTCACCGCGCCTTATCCGCAGGAATTGAAGGTTACCGCCCTTGGTAATAGCGCCAGCACGGGCGAGGCAGGCATCGAGGCTGAAGTCGCCTATTTCGATTCTCTTGCCGCGATGCAGGCGGTTCCTGATGGCAGCCTGAAGGGCAAAATCGCGTTTGTAACGCACGATATGGCCCGTACGCAGGATGGCTCGGGCTATGGCGCGTTCGGCCCGGTTCGCTGGATTGGTGGCGGAGTCGCGGCGAAGAAGGGCGCGGTGGCCTATGTCATCAAGTCCATCGGCACCGACTACCACCGCAACCCGCATACGGGCGGCGCGGGTTTCCTTGATCAAACCCCGATCCCCGCAGGTGCATTGTCATTGCCGGATGCCGATAATCTGGAGCGCATGGTGAAGCTTGGCGAGGAATCCAAGACACTGGTGAAGCTGAAACTCAAACTGACACCGAAAAATATTGGCCAGCAAGAATCAGGCAATGTGATCGCGGAAGTGACCGGGCGTAATCCATCCCTGCCGATGATATTGGTAGCCTGCCATCTTGATAGCTGGGATCTGGCAACCGGCGCTTTTGATGATGGCGCGGGCTGCGGGATCGTGACCGCCGCTGCCAAGCAGATCATGGACCACGGCCAACCCTTGCGTACCATTCGCATTCTCTGGGCCGGCGCGGAAGAAGTCGGGATATGGGGCGGCAAGGCTTATGGAGAAGCGCGCAAGGGCGACAAGCATGGCCTGGCGATGGAGTCCGATTTCGGCGCGGATAATGTCTGGCGCGTGAAATTCAATCTACCGGCAGGTGCCAAAGCATTGGAAGATGAAATCGCGGCGGCGCTATTGCCTTTGGGTATCGGTCGCAGCACCGACAAAGCCGGCGGCGGCGCTGACATTCGCGACATTATTGCAAATAGTAATCTGGCGGTGATTGATCTCAACCAGGATGGCACCCGCTATTTTGATTTGCACCACACGCCAGATGACACGCTCGACAAGATTGATCCCAAGCAAATGCAGCAAAACGTCGCGGCCTGGACAACGGTGTTGTCTATCGTCGCGAACAGCGATGTCGATCTCTCCATGCCGATGAAAGAATAA